From the genome of Thermoflexus hugenholtzii, one region includes:
- a CDS encoding DUF4388 domain-containing protein codes for MALRGNLRDFHTTQLLNLIHLARKTGTLTVESRNGTAQLCFKDGKLIYAALDRQDGRLADVLIRAGKLRPEQLQALDLSRVQDDKVLGLKLIEAGYVTQQDILASLRAQMLDVVYRLFAWNEGAFRFEPHLQPVQNRIPVPVDLENIIMEGVRRLREVERLKEELPDLDIPVRLTSRPETIRKVQLSPEEWRVISQVNGRNTIEQIMRRLNMDEIQIRRIIYGLLQAGLIELGAPPPAAPPPGVPTPRPGSGVSRSVVEKLINYFRRL; via the coding sequence ATGGCGTTGAGGGGAAACCTGCGGGATTTCCACACCACCCAGTTGCTGAACCTCATCCACCTGGCCCGGAAGACCGGGACCCTGACGGTGGAAAGCCGCAACGGCACGGCCCAGTTGTGCTTTAAGGACGGCAAGCTGATCTACGCGGCTTTAGACCGTCAGGACGGCCGCCTGGCCGATGTGCTGATCCGGGCCGGGAAGCTCCGCCCGGAACAGCTGCAAGCGTTGGACCTCTCCCGGGTTCAGGATGACAAGGTCCTGGGGTTGAAATTGATCGAGGCCGGCTACGTGACCCAGCAGGACATCCTCGCCAGCCTGCGGGCGCAGATGCTGGATGTGGTCTATCGGCTGTTCGCCTGGAACGAAGGCGCCTTCCGCTTCGAGCCCCACCTCCAGCCGGTCCAGAACCGCATCCCGGTCCCCGTGGACCTGGAGAACATCATCATGGAGGGGGTCCGCCGCCTCCGGGAGGTGGAGCGCCTGAAGGAGGAGCTGCCGGATCTGGACATCCCCGTCCGGCTGACCAGCCGCCCCGAAACCATCCGCAAGGTGCAGCTGAGCCCCGAGGAATGGCGGGTGATCAGCCAGGTCAACGGGCGGAACACCATCGAGCAGATCATGCGCCGTCTGAACATGGACGAGATCCAGATCCGTCGCATCATCTACGGGCTCCTCCAGGCCGGCCTGATCGAGCTCGGCGCCCCGCCTCCGGCCGCGCCGCCGCCCGGAGTCCCGACCCCCAGGCCCGGCAGCGGCGTCTCCCGCTCCGTCGTGGAGAAGCTGATCAATTACTTCCGCAGGCTGTGA
- a CDS encoding carbohydrate kinase family protein: protein MWSTGEGSEERPVLVIGAAGLDLKGYAAGALRLGATNPGQVRRSVGGVARNIAENLARLGHPVFLISAVADDEAGRWVLERTRSAGVNVEHVAVIPQGRTGTYLAVLDEQGNLVVAVDDMSILEAITPRYLQARRALFEQAAMVVLDANLSPAALRMAVRLARRFGVPVAADPTSPTLAMRLRSILPELHLVTPNTAEAEALTGLPVSNVDEALFAARYLTALGVRVAIITMAELGLVYAAGDLSGHIPAIRTEIVDFTGAGDALTAAVIFALLHGIPIEEAVRLGVAAAALTLRSRETVSPELSLERLYEQLVI from the coding sequence ATGTGGTCGACAGGGGAGGGGTCGGAGGAGCGGCCGGTCCTGGTGATCGGGGCCGCAGGCCTGGACCTCAAGGGATACGCCGCGGGGGCCCTCCGCCTCGGGGCGACCAACCCGGGCCAGGTGCGGCGGAGCGTCGGCGGGGTGGCCCGTAACATCGCGGAGAACCTGGCCCGGCTGGGCCATCCGGTCTTCCTGATCTCCGCCGTGGCCGACGACGAGGCCGGCCGCTGGGTGTTGGAGCGCACCCGGAGCGCAGGGGTCAACGTCGAGCATGTGGCGGTGATCCCTCAGGGCCGAACCGGCACTTACCTGGCGGTGCTGGACGAGCAGGGCAACCTGGTCGTCGCGGTGGACGACATGAGCATCCTGGAGGCCATCACCCCCCGCTATCTTCAAGCCCGCCGCGCCCTCTTCGAACAGGCGGCCATGGTGGTCCTGGATGCCAACCTCTCGCCGGCCGCCCTGCGCATGGCCGTCCGCCTCGCCCGACGGTTCGGCGTCCCGGTGGCGGCCGACCCCACCTCCCCCACCCTGGCCATGCGCCTCCGATCCATCCTTCCGGAGTTGCATCTGGTGACGCCCAACACCGCGGAGGCGGAGGCCCTCACCGGCCTGCCGGTCTCGAACGTGGACGAGGCCCTTTTCGCCGCGCGCTATCTCACCGCCCTGGGGGTGCGGGTGGCCATCATCACCATGGCGGAGCTCGGCCTGGTCTACGCCGCCGGGGACCTCAGCGGGCATATCCCCGCCATCCGCACCGAGATCGTGGACTTCACCGGGGCCGGGGATGCGCTGACGGCGGCGGTGATCTTCGCCCTGCTCCACGGGATCCCGATTGAGGAGGCGGTGCGCCTGGGGGTGGCCGCCGCCGCCCTGACCCTCCGCTCCCGGGAGACGGTCTCCCCGGAGCTCAGCCTGGAGCGGCTCTACGAGCAGCTGGTGATCTGA
- a CDS encoding tetratricopeptide repeat protein: MQEITLSQYSAEIERLLQDEAYDEAIAHCMHILKRYPKYQRAYRLLGQAYLEKGQDDAAMDLFARALSADPEDFLPRIGLSVIYERRGQIAEAAWQMERAYELLPYNEFIREELAKLYARRDGAPPEFLPLTRGALARLYARGHLYAAAIAELESLLQEAPQRADLRVLYLEVLWRDGRRLEAARVAQSLLQELPYCLKANLILGEFWMASGREAEARELFRRAAAVDPELTLVPDLLGPTASIQPAEVRIERLIYVPPTPAYARPPVEEGEVPEWLQALGLPLGEEVPTAPATEEAPAAPEALKAAPPEIPQAPSPEPVAETLEWLRSVEVTPAELEEEPSGAPEEVPPPELELPEWIPEEFSLPSEAPSWMEGPGEGEAGPSWMEGLFPPEMPAPVSEAPSEEAPPEIPWEAPGELPPALEEPGEVPMERPGEEAAPEVAGLPPLPESLSPEEALAWLARIAEGKEEMLRAQAQQEAEARLAEILGRRPPEAPTPPLPTPPEEIPEAPTGEETLEAAPEAASAEEAALPDWLLALKPPEEEIAPALEEEERRFRELLEEAAAQPLEIPPEWQAEMGIFPEALPEAPSAEAAPLEAMPPEEIETPPLEGVLPFPTPEIAPEAVGEALPEDLQAEEVWEERGPAPEAVETAPIWDLLAVDEGLPPAGKIPEPAPAVDPRWLERLHAVPVAETMAGALLGVLADYEARLKAQPRDHETRLAMARLLFNLGDTARAIREYQRLMRVAAMRERVIADLEQAVQLRPDESRLWQALGDAYQEAGKLQKALEAYRRALAHLGS, translated from the coding sequence TGAGGCCATCGCCCACTGCATGCACATCCTGAAGCGCTACCCGAAATACCAGCGGGCCTACCGGCTGCTGGGCCAGGCTTACCTGGAGAAGGGCCAGGATGATGCGGCGATGGACCTCTTCGCCCGGGCCCTGAGCGCGGATCCGGAGGATTTCCTCCCCCGCATCGGCCTCAGCGTGATCTACGAGCGCCGCGGGCAAATCGCCGAGGCGGCCTGGCAGATGGAACGGGCCTATGAGCTGCTCCCTTACAACGAGTTCATCCGGGAGGAGCTGGCCAAACTCTATGCCCGCCGGGACGGAGCCCCGCCGGAGTTCCTGCCCCTCACCCGGGGCGCCCTCGCCCGCCTCTACGCCCGGGGCCATCTCTACGCCGCCGCCATCGCGGAGCTGGAGAGCCTGCTCCAGGAGGCGCCCCAGCGCGCCGACCTCCGCGTCCTTTACCTGGAGGTGCTGTGGCGGGATGGGCGGCGCCTCGAGGCCGCGCGGGTCGCGCAGAGCCTGCTCCAGGAGCTCCCCTATTGCCTGAAGGCGAACCTCATCCTGGGTGAGTTCTGGATGGCCAGCGGCCGCGAGGCGGAGGCCCGCGAGCTGTTCCGCCGCGCCGCCGCCGTGGACCCTGAGCTCACTCTGGTCCCGGATCTCCTCGGGCCGACGGCCTCGATCCAGCCGGCGGAGGTGCGGATCGAACGCCTGATCTATGTGCCTCCCACCCCGGCCTACGCCCGACCGCCCGTGGAGGAGGGTGAGGTCCCCGAATGGCTCCAGGCCCTGGGCCTCCCGTTGGGGGAGGAAGTCCCGACCGCACCCGCTACTGAGGAAGCCCCAGCCGCGCCGGAAGCCCTGAAAGCCGCCCCACCGGAGATCCCCCAAGCCCCATCCCCCGAGCCGGTGGCGGAGACCCTGGAATGGTTGCGATCGGTCGAGGTGACTCCGGCGGAGCTGGAGGAAGAACCTTCGGGGGCTCCGGAGGAAGTCCCGCCTCCGGAGCTGGAGTTGCCGGAATGGATACCGGAGGAGTTCTCCCTTCCCTCCGAAGCGCCTTCATGGATGGAAGGACCCGGGGAGGGGGAGGCTGGACCTTCATGGATGGAGGGTCTCTTCCCGCCGGAGATGCCCGCTCCGGTCTCTGAGGCCCCGAGCGAAGAGGCGCCGCCCGAGATCCCGTGGGAGGCTCCCGGGGAGCTCCCGCCGGCCCTGGAGGAACCGGGAGAGGTCCCGATGGAGAGGCCGGGCGAGGAGGCTGCGCCGGAGGTCGCCGGCCTGCCGCCGCTGCCGGAGTCACTGAGCCCGGAGGAGGCCCTGGCCTGGCTGGCCCGGATCGCCGAAGGCAAGGAGGAGATGCTGCGAGCCCAGGCGCAACAGGAGGCGGAAGCCCGCCTGGCGGAGATCCTGGGCCGTCGGCCGCCGGAAGCTCCCACCCCCCCGCTTCCGACGCCGCCGGAGGAGATCCCCGAGGCTCCCACCGGTGAGGAGACGCTGGAAGCGGCTCCGGAGGCAGCGTCGGCCGAAGAGGCCGCGCTCCCGGATTGGCTGCTGGCCCTCAAGCCGCCGGAGGAGGAGATCGCCCCGGCCCTCGAGGAGGAGGAACGCCGGTTCCGAGAGCTCCTGGAGGAGGCGGCCGCCCAGCCCCTGGAGATCCCGCCGGAGTGGCAGGCGGAGATGGGGATCTTCCCGGAGGCCCTTCCGGAAGCCCCATCCGCGGAGGCGGCCCCGCTCGAAGCGATGCCTCCGGAGGAGATCGAGACGCCACCGCTGGAAGGCGTCCTCCCCTTCCCGACGCCGGAGATCGCCCCCGAAGCCGTCGGCGAGGCGCTGCCGGAAGATCTGCAAGCCGAGGAAGTGTGGGAAGAGAGGGGACCAGCCCCGGAGGCCGTCGAGACAGCGCCCATCTGGGATCTCCTGGCTGTGGATGAGGGCCTCCCGCCGGCCGGGAAGATCCCGGAGCCCGCCCCCGCTGTGGATCCCCGCTGGCTGGAGCGCCTGCACGCGGTGCCGGTCGCCGAGACCATGGCCGGCGCGCTGCTGGGGGTCCTGGCGGATTACGAGGCCCGCCTGAAGGCCCAGCCTCGGGATCACGAGACCCGCCTGGCGATGGCCCGGTTGCTCTTCAACCTGGGCGACACCGCCCGGGCCATCCGGGAGTATCAGCGCCTGATGCGGGTGGCGGCGATGCGGGAGCGCGTGATCGCCGATCTGGAGCAGGCGGTGCAGCTGCGCCCCGACGAATCCCGCCTGTGGCAGGCCTTGGGGGATGCCTATCAGGAGGCCGGGAAGCTGCAGAAGGCCCTGGAGGCCTATCGGCGGGCCCTGGCCCATCTGGGTTCGTAG
- a CDS encoding dipeptidase produces MIIVDAHEDLAWNARSFGRDYTRSAYETRQREEGTEIPRLNGRCMLGLPEWLAGRVAVIFATVFVMPARHARSAMERTYRTPDEAYAEGMAQLDYYERLTETQPRFRWIRSRRDLEAVLETWREPLPEPDPRCIGIVCLMEGADPIRRPEEVEVWYERGVRIIGPAWSATRYAGGTGEPGPLTDEGRRLLKVMQDFPLILDLSHMAERSFFEALERYERPVIASHSNPQALVPGDRQLSDAMIRALAEQDGVIGVVLSNRMLKKGWTRGDPKEAVTVWDVVRAIDYICQRVGDARHVGIGSDFDGGFGADETPAEFDTVADLPKIADALRQAGFAEADVEAVMGGNWLRILRHGLE; encoded by the coding sequence ATGATCATCGTGGATGCCCATGAAGACCTGGCCTGGAACGCCCGCTCTTTCGGCCGGGATTACACCCGCTCGGCCTATGAGACGCGGCAGCGGGAGGAGGGGACGGAGATCCCCCGTCTGAACGGACGGTGCATGCTGGGCCTGCCGGAATGGCTGGCCGGGCGGGTGGCGGTGATCTTCGCCACCGTCTTCGTGATGCCGGCGCGCCACGCCCGCTCGGCGATGGAGCGAACCTATCGCACCCCCGATGAGGCCTACGCGGAGGGGATGGCCCAGCTGGATTACTATGAGCGCCTGACCGAGACCCAGCCTCGCTTCCGGTGGATCCGCTCTCGTCGGGACCTGGAGGCCGTGCTGGAAACGTGGCGGGAACCCCTCCCGGAGCCTGACCCGCGGTGCATCGGGATCGTCTGCCTGATGGAGGGGGCGGACCCCATCCGGCGCCCGGAGGAGGTGGAGGTCTGGTATGAGCGGGGGGTGCGGATCATCGGGCCGGCCTGGAGTGCCACGCGCTACGCCGGCGGCACCGGGGAGCCAGGCCCTCTGACCGATGAGGGACGCCGGCTGCTGAAGGTGATGCAGGACTTCCCCCTGATCCTGGACCTCAGCCACATGGCCGAGCGGAGCTTCTTCGAGGCCCTGGAGCGCTACGAGCGGCCGGTCATCGCCAGCCACTCCAACCCTCAAGCCCTGGTGCCCGGGGACCGCCAGCTCTCCGACGCGATGATCCGCGCTCTGGCCGAACAGGACGGGGTGATCGGAGTGGTTCTCAGCAATCGCATGCTCAAGAAGGGCTGGACCCGGGGGGATCCCAAGGAGGCGGTCACGGTTTGGGATGTGGTGCGGGCCATCGACTACATCTGCCAGCGGGTGGGGGACGCCCGTCACGTTGGGATCGGGAGCGATTTCGATGGCGGCTTCGGGGCGGATGAGACCCCGGCGGAGTTCGACACGGTGGCGGATCTCCCGAAGATCGCCGATGCCCTGCGACAGGCCGGCTTCGCCGAGGCCGATGTGGAAGCGGTGATGGGCGGGAACTGGTTGCGCATCCTGCGCCACGGGCTGGAGTGA
- a CDS encoding M20 family metallopeptidase: protein MGEVWPSRWMETFLRLQEELVALLRELVLRESPTTEKAAVDRLGEFVAERLRELGAQVERIPQEAVGDHWVATWGDPEASTQILTLCHLDTVWPLGTLERMPLREEDGRLYGPGVFDMKGGIAVLLGALQGLRTLGLHPPHRVRMLFTSDEETGSETSRPLIEEEARRSHLVLCLEPALPDGSLKTFRKGVGDFIVIAHGRSAHAGADPQRGINAIEELAYQIMRLRALADPRRGTTVTVGVIRGGTRPNVVPEYAEMVVDVRVATRAEMDRMEKAFRSLRPVLDGARVEVRGGFNRPPMERDARMVATFRRACAIAAELGLTLTEGGTGGGSDANFTAALGVPTLDGLGAVGNGAHALDEHVWIASLPQRAALVAALLARWTVL from the coding sequence ATGGGCGAGGTCTGGCCGTCCCGCTGGATGGAAACCTTCCTCCGGCTTCAGGAGGAGCTGGTGGCGCTGTTGCGGGAGCTGGTCCTCCGCGAGTCGCCCACCACCGAGAAGGCGGCGGTGGACCGGCTGGGGGAGTTCGTGGCCGAACGCCTGCGGGAGCTGGGGGCTCAGGTGGAGCGGATCCCCCAGGAGGCCGTCGGGGATCACTGGGTTGCCACCTGGGGCGATCCGGAAGCCTCCACTCAAATCCTGACCCTCTGTCACCTGGACACGGTGTGGCCATTGGGGACCCTGGAGCGCATGCCCTTGCGGGAGGAGGACGGGCGCCTCTATGGGCCCGGCGTCTTCGACATGAAGGGCGGGATCGCTGTCCTCCTCGGCGCCCTTCAGGGCCTGCGGACGCTCGGCCTCCATCCCCCTCACCGCGTCCGGATGCTGTTCACCAGCGATGAGGAGACCGGCAGCGAGACCTCCCGCCCGCTGATCGAGGAGGAGGCCCGGCGCAGCCATCTGGTCCTGTGCCTGGAGCCCGCCCTCCCCGACGGCAGCCTGAAGACGTTCCGCAAAGGGGTGGGGGATTTCATCGTGATCGCGCACGGGCGCTCCGCCCACGCCGGCGCCGATCCCCAGCGCGGGATCAACGCCATCGAGGAGCTGGCGTATCAGATCATGCGCCTGCGCGCCCTGGCCGATCCCCGCCGCGGCACCACCGTGACGGTGGGGGTGATCCGGGGCGGCACCCGACCCAACGTGGTGCCGGAATACGCGGAGATGGTGGTGGACGTGCGGGTGGCGACCCGGGCGGAGATGGACCGGATGGAGAAGGCCTTCCGGAGCCTGCGGCCGGTCCTGGACGGCGCCCGTGTGGAGGTGCGGGGAGGGTTTAACCGACCCCCGATGGAGCGGGACGCCCGGATGGTCGCCACCTTCCGGCGGGCCTGCGCCATCGCGGCCGAGCTGGGGCTGACCCTCACGGAGGGGGGGACCGGCGGGGGGAGCGACGCGAACTTCACCGCCGCCCTGGGCGTCCCCACCCTGGATGGCCTGGGGGCGGTGGGCAACGGCGCCCATGCCCTGGATGAGCACGTGTGGATCGCCTCCCTCCCGCAACGGGCCGCCCTGGTCGCCGCTTTGCTGGCCCGGTGGACGGTATTATAA
- a CDS encoding alpha/beta fold hydrolase, with translation MSSIVTEQGIVHYEVIGRGRPVIFLHGWLGSWAYWIDTMNALSRHCRSYALDFWGFGESDRQRASFTVPSFIDLVTQFMDRLGIASAALVGHSMGGTVALGVALAHPERVTRVAVVGSPITGSSLNFFLKMAGRPFWAFLAYTFPVAVKAGTYLASPTITRAWRTWYRMWERDLSRTSLRSFFQSIGSLHRTDLRPRLRELRTPVLGIYGARDNIVNPDQAFVLAREAPQASIFWMPEAGHFPMLDEPERFRQALADFLLA, from the coding sequence ATGAGCTCCATCGTTACGGAACAGGGGATCGTCCATTATGAGGTCATCGGGCGAGGCCGGCCGGTGATCTTCCTGCACGGATGGCTGGGCTCCTGGGCTTATTGGATCGACACGATGAACGCCCTGTCCCGCCATTGCCGTTCTTACGCGCTGGATTTCTGGGGATTCGGGGAGTCCGATCGCCAGCGCGCCAGCTTCACGGTCCCCAGCTTCATCGATCTGGTGACCCAGTTCATGGATCGTCTGGGGATCGCCTCGGCCGCCCTGGTCGGCCACTCCATGGGTGGGACGGTCGCCCTGGGGGTCGCCCTGGCCCATCCGGAGCGGGTGACCCGGGTGGCGGTGGTGGGTTCCCCGATCACGGGAAGCTCCCTGAATTTCTTCCTGAAAATGGCCGGGCGGCCGTTCTGGGCCTTCCTGGCCTACACCTTCCCGGTGGCGGTGAAGGCGGGGACCTATCTGGCCTCGCCGACCATCACCCGGGCGTGGCGGACCTGGTATCGGATGTGGGAGCGGGATCTCTCCCGCACTTCATTGCGCTCGTTCTTCCAGAGCATCGGGAGCCTCCACCGCACGGACCTGCGGCCGCGGCTCCGGGAGCTGCGCACGCCCGTCCTGGGGATCTATGGGGCCCGAGATAACATCGTCAACCCTGATCAGGCGTTCGTGCTGGCTCGGGAGGCCCCCCAGGCGTCGATCTTCTGGATGCCGGAGGCCGGCCACTTCCCCATGCTCGACGAGCCCGAACGCTTCCGGCAAGCCCTCGCGGATTTCCTGCTCGCATAA
- a CDS encoding thioesterase family protein — protein sequence MREELFPPDTPFRMAVPIEVRFRDLDAMGHVNNAVYFTYFEHARLHYLRRLAEVPPPLEPLGMIVAEATCQYRAPITLGMPLRVWIRVGEIRQRSFVFLYRIERCDTGQVMALGRSVQVAYDYARGVSVPIPEPWRERFRAFEEGQLELALSSPSRSDGGKDDHRGCP from the coding sequence ATGAGGGAGGAGCTCTTCCCGCCGGACACTCCGTTCCGTATGGCAGTGCCCATCGAGGTCCGCTTCCGTGATCTGGACGCGATGGGGCATGTGAACAACGCGGTGTATTTCACATATTTCGAGCATGCGCGCTTGCATTACCTCCGCCGGCTGGCTGAGGTGCCTCCCCCGCTGGAGCCCCTGGGGATGATCGTGGCCGAGGCGACCTGTCAGTATCGGGCGCCCATCACCCTGGGGATGCCGCTCCGGGTCTGGATCCGGGTGGGGGAGATCCGTCAGCGCAGCTTTGTCTTCCTCTACCGGATCGAACGCTGCGACACCGGTCAGGTGATGGCCCTCGGTCGCTCGGTGCAGGTGGCTTACGACTACGCCCGCGGCGTCTCCGTCCCGATCCCGGAGCCGTGGCGGGAGCGCTTCCGCGCCTTCGAGGAAGGGCAGCTGGAGCTGGCCCTCTCTTCTCCCTCACGATCCGACGGGGGCAAGGATGATCATCGTGGATGCCCATGA
- a CDS encoding metallophosphoesterase has protein sequence MRIGILSDTHDHIENTRRALEILRREGVERLFHCGDVTSPEVVALFEGWDVLFVRGNLDRLEALEPAVVALGRQPFLGDELTTTLAGRRIALLHGDDTARLQQRIASGEFDYVFHGHTHRRRDERVGRTRVINPGALGGVRHESRSFCILDLQTDELRFIEVEE, from the coding sequence ATGCGCATCGGGATCCTGAGCGACACCCACGATCATATCGAGAACACGCGTCGGGCTCTGGAGATCCTCCGCCGGGAGGGGGTGGAGCGCCTCTTCCATTGCGGGGACGTGACCTCGCCGGAGGTGGTGGCCCTTTTCGAGGGCTGGGATGTGCTCTTCGTCCGCGGCAATCTGGACCGCCTGGAGGCGCTGGAGCCGGCGGTGGTGGCCCTGGGGCGTCAACCCTTCCTGGGGGATGAGCTGACCACCACTCTGGCGGGCCGGCGCATCGCCCTCCTCCACGGCGACGACACGGCCCGTCTCCAGCAGCGCATCGCCTCCGGGGAGTTCGACTACGTGTTCCACGGCCACACTCATCGGCGCCGGGACGAGCGAGTGGGGCGGACCCGCGTGATCAACCCGGGGGCCCTGGGCGGCGTCCGCCACGAGAGCCGCTCGTTCTGCATCCTGGATCTGCAGACCGACGAACTCCGCTTCATCGAGGTTGAGGAATGA
- a CDS encoding NAD-dependent deacylase, protein MEELARAAEMIRRSRYLVALTGAGISTPSGIPDFRSEGSGLWTIYDPMEVASIWAFSRRPEAFFEWVRPLARMIREARPNPAHYALARLEAAGILKALITQNIDELHQKAGSRRVIEVHGHLREATCIRCYRKVPAAPYLDAFLENGTIPRCEVCGGVLKPNVILFGEQLPAQAFLAAQQEARRADVFLVAGSSLEVAPAGDLPILAKEHGARLILINLSPTAADRYADLQIRGDVAEILPLLVDAVLGPAREEASAAE, encoded by the coding sequence ATGGAAGAGCTGGCCCGCGCGGCGGAGATGATCCGCCGGTCGCGTTATCTGGTGGCCCTGACCGGGGCCGGGATCAGCACCCCCTCGGGGATCCCGGATTTCCGGAGCGAAGGCTCCGGGCTGTGGACGATCTACGATCCGATGGAGGTGGCCTCCATCTGGGCCTTCTCCCGCCGTCCCGAAGCGTTTTTTGAGTGGGTGCGTCCCCTGGCCCGTATGATCCGGGAGGCCCGGCCCAACCCCGCCCATTACGCCCTGGCCCGCCTGGAGGCCGCCGGCATCCTCAAAGCCCTGATCACTCAGAACATTGATGAGCTTCACCAGAAGGCGGGCTCCCGTCGGGTCATCGAGGTGCACGGGCATCTGCGGGAGGCCACCTGCATCCGGTGCTACCGCAAGGTCCCCGCCGCCCCTTACCTGGACGCTTTTCTGGAGAACGGGACGATCCCGCGCTGCGAGGTGTGTGGGGGAGTGCTCAAGCCGAACGTCATCCTGTTCGGGGAGCAGCTGCCGGCCCAGGCTTTCCTCGCCGCCCAGCAGGAGGCCCGCCGGGCGGATGTCTTCCTGGTGGCCGGCTCCTCCCTGGAGGTGGCCCCGGCGGGGGATCTCCCCATCCTGGCCAAGGAGCACGGGGCCCGCCTGATCCTGATCAATCTCTCCCCTACCGCCGCCGACCGTTATGCGGATCTGCAGATCCGCGGGGATGTGGCGGAGATCCTCCCCCTCCTGGTGGACGCCGTGCTGGGACCCGCGCGGGAGGAGGCCTCTGCTGCGGAATGA
- a CDS encoding ATP/GTP-binding protein: protein MQAVKIVVTGPFASGKTQFIRTISEIEVVSTERRISTPAERAVKDQTTVAMDFGRITIDKDLVLYLFGTPGQRRFDFMWEILAEGMLGFIVMVDSTRPETFREARNILDTFRRYAQTPFVVAANKQDLEDAWDPEDVRIALRLDGRVKVLPCVATRRDSVKNVVLELLYAILEELSASR from the coding sequence ATGCAGGCGGTGAAGATCGTGGTGACCGGGCCTTTCGCCTCGGGCAAGACCCAGTTCATCCGCACCATCAGCGAGATCGAAGTGGTCTCCACCGAGCGGCGGATCTCCACGCCGGCGGAGCGGGCCGTCAAGGACCAGACCACGGTGGCCATGGATTTCGGGCGGATCACCATCGATAAGGACCTCGTGCTGTATCTGTTCGGCACGCCGGGCCAGCGACGCTTCGATTTCATGTGGGAGATCCTGGCCGAGGGGATGCTGGGCTTCATCGTCATGGTCGATAGCACCAGACCGGAAACCTTCCGCGAGGCCCGCAACATCCTGGACACCTTCCGCCGCTACGCCCAGACCCCCTTCGTGGTCGCCGCCAACAAGCAGGACCTTGAGGACGCCTGGGATCCGGAGGACGTCCGCATCGCCCTGCGCCTGGACGGCCGGGTCAAGGTGCTCCCGTGCGTGGCCACCCGCCGCGACAGCGTGAAGAACGTGGTCCTGGAGCTGCTCTACGCCATCCTGGAAGAGCTGTCCGCTTCCCGCTAA
- a CDS encoding DUF2283 domain-containing protein, with translation MSDRKTDALTLIFSDSPVAESAEIRSRMIGDCDVSGDLVSPEILDALQWIPWSDGMEHQVLPPGLGEGSDRLSVSTGIPGERLGLL, from the coding sequence ATCTCCGACCGCAAGACGGACGCTTTGACGCTTATCTTCTCCGATTCCCCTGTAGCGGAAAGTGCCGAGATCAGGTCCAGGATGATTGGGGATTGCGACGTCTCGGGGGATCTGGTCTCTCCGGAGATCCTGGATGCGTTGCAGTGGATCCCATGGTCGGATGGGATGGAACATCAAGTTCTCCCTCCGGGGCTCGGTGAAGGATCGGATCGCCTGTCGGTCTCCACGGGGATCCCGGGTGAGCGCTTGGGTCTGCTGTAG